One Ignavibacterium sp. DNA segment encodes these proteins:
- a CDS encoding DUF3108 domain-containing protein, protein MKTIIKILLIVAGFNSFELISQTSPVNNGIFYPSETLVYKVKWTFLRIGTITIKTIPYEGNADCIKVSMLVESNPSIPFVDIREYNESVIDRESLMSNSFYGFYRNGSDEVKYTTEYDKESKTSVSKVFDVTNHRLIDSVKINKCPRYLDGPSLFFFTRANSKQIKVMNVPTIIESKIENTKLIFTGNKEEIEIDALDYPVMSNQYFGFADWEGGTSQNLSGEFMGWISNDEAAIPLYAEVKVLLGSLKIELESWNRGNWHKQLSADGTR, encoded by the coding sequence ATGAAAACAATTATAAAAATATTATTGATTGTAGCCGGTTTTAACTCTTTTGAGCTTATTTCACAAACATCACCAGTAAATAATGGAATTTTTTACCCTAGTGAAACTCTTGTTTATAAGGTAAAGTGGACATTTCTCAGAATCGGAACAATCACAATCAAAACAATACCTTACGAAGGTAATGCTGATTGTATTAAAGTCAGTATGCTTGTGGAATCAAATCCTTCAATTCCATTTGTAGATATTAGAGAATACAATGAGAGCGTTATAGATCGTGAGTCATTAATGTCCAACTCATTTTATGGTTTTTATAGAAACGGCAGTGATGAAGTAAAATACACAACTGAATACGATAAAGAATCCAAGACATCTGTCTCGAAAGTTTTTGATGTAACTAACCATCGCCTGATTGATTCAGTTAAGATAAATAAATGTCCCCGCTATTTAGATGGTCCATCATTATTCTTTTTTACCAGAGCTAATTCAAAACAGATTAAGGTTATGAATGTTCCTACAATAATTGAAAGCAAAATAGAAAACACAAAATTAATTTTTACCGGTAACAAAGAAGAAATTGAAATTGATGCTCTTGATTATCCTGTGATGTCCAATCAGTATTTTGGATTTGCTGATTGGGAAGGTGGAACTTCGCAAAACTTATCCGGTGAATTTATGGGGTGGATAAGTAACGATGAAGCCGCAATCCCGCTTTATGCCGAAGTTAAAGTGCTTCTTGGCAGCTTAAAGATTGAATTGGAAAGCTGGAACAGAGGTAACTGGCACAAACAATTAAGTGCAGATGGTACAAGATAA
- a CDS encoding NAD-dependent epimerase/dehydratase family protein encodes MNAKMKCMVTGGSGLIGNKLIEKLCSEGYTIHALCRSTSDTSSLTHPNIKIFIGDILDKTSIEKAMFGCEAVYHLAAYARSWAKDPNIYYEYNTQSLINILDISLKYNLNRVLFTSSSIVLGNSNGKPNDETNLRSIPPLTVYEDSKLKAEKVIEQYLNLGMDIISVYPTRPFGPGLLVESNALCVLIDLYLKGKWRVILGDGNAIGNYVFLDDVASGMINAMKLGKKGERYILGGDNLSLNKFFSLVTEISNKKYRMFHVPEKAALLISKIEEYRARVSNHYPLITPGWVKTFCLDWSFSSDKAIKEIDYKITPFEDALNKTVMWLVSKEMRH; translated from the coding sequence ATGAATGCTAAGATGAAATGTATGGTAACCGGCGGATCAGGATTAATAGGTAACAAGCTAATCGAAAAATTATGCAGTGAAGGTTATACAATTCATGCATTATGCAGAAGCACATCAGATACCAGCAGCTTGACTCATCCAAATATTAAAATTTTTATAGGAGATATTCTTGACAAAACAAGTATTGAAAAAGCAATGTTTGGATGTGAAGCAGTATATCATCTGGCAGCGTACGCCCGTAGTTGGGCTAAAGATCCGAATATTTATTATGAATATAACACCCAAAGCTTGATAAATATTTTAGATATATCATTGAAGTACAATCTTAACCGCGTGCTGTTTACTTCTTCAAGCATAGTATTGGGTAACTCAAATGGTAAACCTAATGATGAAACAAACTTAAGATCTATCCCTCCTTTAACTGTCTATGAAGATTCAAAATTAAAAGCTGAAAAAGTTATTGAACAATATTTAAACCTTGGGATGGATATAATTAGTGTGTATCCGACAAGACCATTTGGACCCGGGTTATTGGTCGAAAGTAATGCATTATGCGTTTTAATTGATCTTTACTTAAAAGGTAAATGGAGAGTAATACTGGGAGATGGTAATGCAATTGGCAATTATGTTTTTTTAGATGATGTTGCAAGCGGAATGATAAACGCTATGAAGCTTGGTAAAAAGGGAGAAAGATACATTCTTGGAGGAGATAATCTATCACTAAATAAATTCTTTTCTTTAGTAACTGAAATTTCAAACAAAAAATATCGAATGTTTCATGTTCCTGAAAAAGCTGCTTTGCTTATCAGCAAAATAGAAGAATACCGGGCAAGAGTTTCAAATCATTATCCTTTGATTACACCAGGGTGGGTAAAAACTTTTTGTTTAGACTGGAGCTTCTCATCGGACAAGGCAATTAAAGAAATTGACTATAAAATTACACCATTTGAAGATGCTCTTAACAAAACTGTTATGTGGTTAGTATCAAAAGAAATGAGACATTAG
- a CDS encoding CPBP family intramembrane glutamic endopeptidase yields the protein MNTLNTLNLKRVISNDELKPIVVLIVSVFILAIHKCFGTVQFITKSFPDISEYNSVISMFVLTFILLAIIPLLLIRFLFKESLREYGLNIGDWKKGIKSIAVFYPLIAAFVLYPSIYDEELLNFYPQSKEIAGSTSVFIKFEAIRILLFYSGWEIFFRGFMLFGLRKYVGDSIAICIQIIPSCLWHIGMSNGEIFASIFGGVLFGFMSLRTKSVIYPFILHSLIGLTLDLFIVLSVIQQEGVLK from the coding sequence ATGAATACATTAAACACTCTGAATTTAAAGCGCGTCATCTCAAATGATGAATTAAAACCAATAGTTGTTTTAATTGTTTCAGTTTTTATTCTGGCGATTCATAAATGTTTCGGAACAGTTCAATTCATAACAAAAAGTTTTCCGGATATATCAGAATACAATTCGGTTATAAGCATGTTTGTATTAACTTTTATACTTCTGGCTATCATTCCTTTACTCTTGATTAGATTCCTTTTTAAAGAATCTTTAAGAGAGTATGGACTGAATATCGGTGATTGGAAAAAAGGGATTAAATCAATAGCTGTCTTTTATCCTTTAATTGCTGCATTTGTTTTGTACCCATCTATTTACGATGAAGAATTGTTGAACTTTTATCCTCAATCAAAAGAAATAGCTGGTTCAACATCTGTGTTCATAAAATTTGAAGCCATCAGAATTTTACTTTTTTATTCAGGCTGGGAAATTTTCTTCAGAGGGTTTATGCTGTTCGGTTTACGAAAGTACGTTGGTGATTCAATAGCAATCTGCATACAGATTATCCCCTCTTGTCTTTGGCATATTGGGATGTCAAACGGAGAAATTTTTGCTTCAATTTTTGGAGGAGTATTATTTGGATTTATGTCTTTAAGAACAAAGTCTGTCATATATCCATTTATACTTCACTCTTTAATCGGTCTTACTCTTGATTTATTTATTGTTCTTAGTGTGATACAACAGGAAGGAGTTCTGAAATGA
- a CDS encoding NAD(P)-dependent oxidoreductase, whose translation MKALVTGGTGFIGSHLIEKLCSSNISVKCISKDYLNSDQLMHLDIELIIGDIENGSLSENILDGIDIIFHVAGVTHAKSKNDYYSGNYLATKKLIEFCANSNHNIKRFIYISSLTAVGPSLTGTEVNENTPYHPISDYGISKMMAEYEILKYRNKIPITIVRPSAVYGPRERGFYKYMKSINHGIQLQIGLNKKYLNLIYVDDLVDGITLAALKNQAEDEIYFLGSDTSYPNETIGNTIAEILNKKPLNIHLPHCIVFGICSTTELIGNLFNKHVLLNRQKARELTQNSWACSIEKAKKHLGFNPNTSLHEGFFQTYCWYKKMGWL comes from the coding sequence ATGAAAGCACTTGTAACCGGTGGAACTGGATTTATCGGAAGCCACTTGATTGAAAAATTATGCTCAAGTAATATTTCTGTTAAATGTATTTCGAAGGATTATCTTAATTCGGATCAATTAATGCATTTAGATATTGAATTGATTATAGGTGATATTGAAAATGGCTCATTGTCAGAAAATATTCTGGATGGCATTGATATAATATTTCATGTCGCAGGTGTTACTCATGCTAAATCAAAAAATGATTATTATTCCGGCAACTATCTTGCAACAAAAAAACTAATTGAATTTTGCGCAAACAGTAATCATAACATAAAAAGATTTATTTATATAAGTAGTTTAACGGCAGTCGGACCATCATTAACTGGAACTGAAGTCAATGAGAACACTCCATACCACCCTATTTCTGATTACGGAATCAGTAAAATGATGGCTGAATATGAAATTCTTAAATACCGTAACAAAATTCCAATAACTATAGTGCGACCATCGGCTGTTTACGGTCCGAGAGAAAGAGGCTTTTACAAGTATATGAAATCAATAAATCATGGAATCCAACTCCAGATAGGTTTAAACAAAAAATATCTGAACCTGATTTATGTTGATGATCTTGTTGACGGTATTACATTAGCTGCTCTAAAAAATCAGGCAGAGGATGAAATTTATTTCCTTGGGTCTGACACTTCCTATCCCAATGAAACAATTGGTAATACAATTGCTGAGATTTTAAATAAAAAGCCATTGAATATTCATCTTCCTCATTGTATTGTTTTTGGGATTTGCAGTACTACTGAGCTGATTGGCAATTTATTTAATAAGCATGTTTTACTTAACCGGCAGAAAGCAAGAGAGTTGACTCAGAATAGCTGGGCGTGCTCAATCGAAAAGGCAAAAAAACATTTGGGTTTTAATCCTAATACTTCACTGCATGAGGGATTTTTTCAAACATATTGCTGGTATAAAAAAATGGGATGGCTATAA
- a CDS encoding phosphatase PAP2 family protein, whose amino-acid sequence MNTQLLNRNNVYSNINFLIISLIVFYLGLGILFNSSISNFNSVFIELFILLIGVFIAFKTIAWIKGKALQAALQTFFVLLFFAYFFGLSSNFQLVFHHNWLDANLIAFDKMVFGNEMSLILENIISPYLTETMMFAYVSYLPLLIITAAVAYKSGKEKGAAEYLSVISLCYVFCYLGFILFPVASQTYFMPEKYSVPLSGGMFTYTSELVRNNFHFPGGSLPSPHCTAATVILWACYKYNKNVFFIILFPVILLYISTVYGRFHYALDSLSGIITGFLSIKTYPLVIRIINIIKNFFNNILHPVSAQNSLSE is encoded by the coding sequence ATGAATACTCAATTATTAAACAGAAACAATGTTTATTCAAACATTAATTTTCTGATCATATCTTTAATAGTTTTTTATTTGGGATTAGGAATTTTATTTAATTCTTCAATCTCTAATTTCAACTCAGTTTTCATAGAGTTATTCATTCTCTTAATAGGTGTTTTTATTGCCTTTAAAACAATTGCCTGGATAAAGGGAAAGGCTTTGCAAGCAGCTTTACAAACATTCTTTGTTTTACTGTTCTTCGCTTACTTTTTTGGATTATCATCCAACTTTCAACTGGTCTTTCATCACAACTGGCTTGATGCAAACCTTATTGCTTTTGATAAAATGGTTTTTGGAAATGAAATGTCATTAATACTAGAAAATATCATTTCACCCTATTTAACAGAAACAATGATGTTTGCTTATGTATCATACCTTCCATTGCTGATAATTACAGCCGCTGTTGCTTATAAAAGCGGAAAAGAAAAAGGAGCTGCAGAATACCTTTCGGTAATTTCTCTTTGTTATGTATTTTGTTATTTAGGCTTCATCTTGTTCCCGGTTGCAAGCCAAACTTATTTTATGCCAGAAAAATATTCTGTTCCGCTTTCTGGTGGTATGTTTACGTACACTTCTGAATTAGTCAGAAATAATTTTCATTTCCCCGGAGGAAGTCTCCCAAGCCCACACTGTACGGCTGCTACGGTTATTCTTTGGGCTTGCTATAAGTACAATAAAAATGTTTTTTTTATCATTCTCTTCCCTGTAATCCTTTTATATATCTCAACTGTTTATGGAAGATTTCACTATGCGCTTGATTCATTAAGTGGAATAATAACCGGCTTTCTATCAATAAAAACATATCCGCTTGTTATCAGGATCATAAACATTATAAAGAATTTCTTTAATAATATTCTTCATCCGGTATCTGCACAAAATTCATTAAGTGAATAA